The DNA region CGTCGAAATGTTGATCAGCGTAGCGTTTCTTGGCGGCAAAGATGAGGGAGTTCGCACGATCACGTTTCAGGATGTAGTCTTGCCACTGGTTATCACCTCTGACTCGGTTGGGGTTACGGGAGTAGAGCGCAAACGCCAGGTCTCGCAGTGCCACAGCTTGCTTGATGGTCTCGGAGATCCAGGGGGTTCGTTTATCGCGAACAACGATGGTTCGCTCTGGGGCGTGCTGCTGCAGCAGATCCGTTAGTACACCGTTCAGCAGAACTGCTTTCGCGGACGTGTCCTCTGCTTCGAGGATAGGTTGGAGATTTCTGGCTTGAAAGTCCATTTGCAGCCGCATCGGGTCGATGGCACGTAGGTTACGAGTGCGCACAGTCTGCGGGGCAGATCGCGGCATCCTGACGTTCGAAAGCAGGTACACAACCTCGTGGTCCGAGATAGCATTGCCGGTGCAGGTCTTCGATTTGATCACCGATCCGGGAGAGTCGGTTATCAACAAGTCGATAGTGGTTGATGTGGTCTCGGTGATTCGTGTCGGTCCGGTTGGGAGGACTGTGAGATTGAATGCGGCGTTGATCCGGGAAAGCGCAGCCAGATTAACGCTTTGTTGAGGTGCAGCCACATTGATATTGAAATCGCCGACTAAGAATAGTCGGTCAAATCCAAAGTCGAGAAGGTCGATAAGAAGTTTTTCGTAGGCTTGAGCAAAGTGTGGGTTCGTGCAGACGGGGTTGTACAACACCACCACGCAGATGTTGAGGTCGTTAATTTTAGCTTGTACGGCAAGAAACTCAAATCTCTGGCTGATGGGAATAGCTGGGTCATGTAAGGATCTAAGGATTGGAGTGGCTTTGATCCCTTTCTGCACGTACAGCCCAACACCACCACACGTACGCGCACCACGCCCACGGCCAGTCGGCAGTGAGTGTTTGATAAAATTATAGGCTGGGACACGGATTGGACCAGCTGGTGAAGATTGTTTAAGTTTGGATTCCGTGACACCGAAGAAGTGGTACTGCGCCTGTGATGGTTGTTCTTCTTCTTTACTCCTCCTCCCCCTCCACTTTTTCTACCCAACGACTTCCCTCGAAGGAGagtcacgacgacgacgacgacgacggcggtggTGTGGTGACGGTGACGGGCAATGTAGGAACAAGAAGAACAAGAAGAAACCCCGAATCCAGTTCTGGTCCCGAAATCAGCAGCGGACGGAAGAACAGGCGAAAATACGCGTTTCTTTACGGGAGGGTTGTTTAGGTCGAGAGGATGCAGAGAGATACAAAAGAGACGAGATTATCAAGTGCATGCTGATTGAGCTGCGAGGAGGTGGCGAACGTTTCCGTCAATGTGGGTCGTGCAGACGCCATAATGGAAAATATATATACTGCCCATAGGGGGAGCGGGCGCGAATTGGCCAATCCGCTTGGGACCTACGAAAACCTTTCAAAAGATCAAAGCCATGATCTTGGAAACGATCAGGTACAGGACCGCCGCTACAACAgatcataaaaataataaaaaaaggcaaaaacttcGATCCACCATCATCACATGCATTGCGGCATTTTCGACCGAGAGAAtgatttcattcatttttcacCATGCTTcgacgtcgacgtcgtcgtgcgaGTCAAGCTCCGCAATGTAAGCAAGCTAGCAAGCAAGGAACATACACGACGATGAGCTGCTATACAGCGAAGCTGTGAAGAGTAAACGAGCAGAGGCGAAAGGCAAgagagcagcaaaaaaaagtaacgCGAAGCTTAGCTCGAACGAAACCAAACGACAGAATGCTCGAGATATTGCTGAACTCGTCCAGAACACATCCATCGGTGTTGGCGAACGTTAGAAAACTGAACGCGGCTCTCTACTGGTAGGAGTTTAGCTCAACTCTGTGACTGTGACACATACAGATTCAAGCTACCAAAGAACGAGTGAGAAGCCGAGAGCACCTACACTTGCACATGTACGAAGAGTCGAATATTTTGCCAAATCCGAGTGGGGCAGTGTTGGAAAACAGTTGGAGTATCGTAATCCTGAAAAACGTTGAACATACTTGAACGTTTTCGTTGAATCAAAATCTATCAAAGTTAAGGTTCTCAACAACAGTTGGAGTATCGTAATCCTTTAAAATCGTTGAACAGTTTGTCGAgatcaaatctaaaaaaaaaataatgttctcAACATACATCTCCACCAAAAGAAGCACATCTGGCAACCCGGGAATCGCTCGGCTCACCCGGCCATTAGGTCAGGTTGTCTCGACGATGCACAGCAGCCGCGGAATCACTCGCCATGCAGCAAGGCGAGGAGCAAGACGATGTTTGAGTTGGCTCCGCAGAACATCGCGCGGCGTAGCAGGTTGATGAGCCGGCCTGCACACGAGAGTACTCGCAAAAGGTCGTATACGAAcgaagtaaataaaaatatttttcggttTCGTCATTCTCCGAACTGGAAGCGTCGACTGGACGCAAGAATGAGGGGCGAGTTCGCGCCGAAAACAGAACCTGCGTGATGTTATTGAGGGGGTTATGCCTTCAGATGTACATGTACAGGTCTGCAGGTAAACTGAGAATGGAGTAAATGGAGGAGCACTGGACGATGTGAGAAGAATGCCGATTTGTTTAGCACTGTCGAATGTAAAGATTGAAGCCACGAATTGGTGTGGCAGGAGGTTGAGACCAATTTCTGACATGGCTGGTGGCAATTATCGGGTTTGAATTGGAGTTGGATTTGAGGAAAgtgaaatgtaaacattgatatTCCCCGTTctatggattggtaagcaaaaatgctaaccactgtgccatcacggcttggtgagctttgactggaattaggaatactattaCTACCAACTAAATAcgtgctgggtctttgtccatttggCAAGGACCCGGAAGTTCTGAATAACGTttaaatccgattgatgcaaacgttctttagggcggggcttgtcggttcaagctgaggtacctcgcgcacggctagcctgcgtagaaatgggtcaccgaagctcggcagagctaacactatccaaatgcctatgcgagttatttgcatgtatagaatgtaaatctaaaatacatggaaacaactcaatttgtaagaagcggccgcgtggctccgtttggttggttgcacacacacagtgaaatgtaaacattgattaCGTGTGCTCACAAACAAGTGTGTTATATATATTATCGAAAAGGTGGGGATGGCAAGAATTGGAAAGACCGGTTCGTTTCTGTTGGATCAGCGTCTTGGAAGTCAAAAGAATTTTACCCACACCACCATCCGTCCTTACTCCTCCCAGAAGTCTCGAATTCAGTGGTCGGATTAGCATGTATTCACAACATTTCTTCTCTCAAACAGCGTGAACGGAAGCAACGCAAGCTGTACTCGGAAGAGTGGGCCCTCGGCGATGATGACTACGAGGGGGCGCGGGGCTTCAGCGTGGCCGAAAAGCTGGAGTCGGCCCGGTTTGCGCAGTCCGGAATGGTGCGCGAGATGAAGGGAAGCGATCTGACCGTTGGGTAAGTGGGGATAATACTTTGTACTTGAACAATCAATTTATGGAAAATGATAGTATAGGTTTGCAATAAAGGGGCACACTTACTGTGCACTCGAAAAGTCATTAAGATAAGACAAGGGGAGACGATTAGCGAAACGGTTGTCGATGTTTTCACAGTAAATGAATCTTGAAGAAACAGTATTGATTTGATTGCCACCTTTTCCAACTCTCTTTACAGATTCCTACAACAGTATGGCTTCAACATACCGCTGCTGTTCAAGGAAAAGACCGGTCTCGGTCTGCAAGTGCCATCACCCAACTTCAGAATCAACGACGTGCGGATGTGCGTCGGATCAAGGCGGGTCCTCGACGTGATGGACGTCAACACCCAGAAGAACGTCGAGATGACCATGAAGGAGTGGGAAAAATACTACGAGGATCCCAACAAGAAAAAGCTGCTGAACGTGATCTCACTGGAGTTTTCCCATACGAAGCTGGAGAACTACGTCCAGAGCCCGAACATTGTACGTCAGATCGATTGGGTCGATGTGGTTTGGCCGAAGCAGCTGAAGGAATCCCAGGTGGAGGGAACCAACGTGTTGAATGAAATGATGTACCCAAAAGTGCAAAAGTATTGTCTGATGTCGGTGAAGAACTGCTACACCGATTTTCACGTGGACTTTGGTGGAACGTCAGTGTGGTACCACATCTTGAAAGGAAGTAAAGTGTTCTGGTTGATTCCACCGACGGAGAAGAACCTGCAGTTGTACGAAAAATGGGTGCTGTCTGGAAAACAATCGGACATCTTTTTCGGTGATACCGTCGAGAAGTGCGCCCGAGTGTATCTTACTGCTGGTAATACCTTCTTCATACCAACCGGATGGATCCACGCCGTTTATACGCCAACAGATTCGCTGGTGTTTGGTGGAAATTTCCTGCACTCGTTTGGCATCGTGAAGCAATTGAAAATCGCGCAAGTCGAAGACAACACAAAGGTACCGCAAAAGTTCCGGTATCCCTTCTTCACGGAAATGTTGTGGTACGTGCTGGCCAAATATGTCTACACCCTGTTGGGTCATTCACATTTGGAGGGTGAACCCGGTCGTGAAGCTGAACTGGTTGACAAAAGCCACGTGCATTTAACCCATTACGAGCTGTTCGGATTGAAGGAGATCGTCATGTATTTGTACGACTTACCACCACAGAGGAAGAACGTGCCAGATTTGATAAAAGACCCAGTGGCGTTGATCAAGGACGTGAGAACCCTAGTCGAGCGTCACTGCAAGGACAATCCAGAACAGGCAATCACCGGAGTGCCGGTACTGCACCCCGATCTCAACAAGAGCAATAATACGTATCTCCGCGAGCGTTACGAGTACTACGCCGGCGAAGGCATGAAAACGCCCGGCCCCAACGAAGAAGAAGGTGAAGCGTCACAAGCTAGTCAAGAGGAAAACACACAGGACATGATGCCACCAGCAAAGCATTTAGCAGCACCGATTGAGAGTGGCTCGTTGGCCCCACCGAACCCCCAAATCGGTACGGACGATCCAACGAGCAGCAACGGAGTAGGATTGATGGCTGCTCCGTCGAGTCAGCAAGACGATGATCGCAACTTTGTTTCGCCACGACCTGGCGGACCGGGGGCAATCCGTGGACCGTACAAAAAGAGTAGCGGCAATAACAGCAGCGGAGGAGGAGGTGGCAATCGTTCCGGTTCAGAACGCCGGGATGGAAATGGTCCTCGAAGAAGACGAACGCGCTGCAAGAACTGCGAAGCTTGTCAGCGATCGGACTGCGGCGAGTGCAGCTTCTGCCTGGACATGGTCAAGTTTGGAGGTCCGGGACGGGCGAAGCAGACCTGCATGATGCGACAGTGTTTGCAGCCGATGCTGCCGGTAACGGCACAGTGCGCGTACTGTCATCTGGACGGATGGAGACAGGCACCGATAACGGCTCCGGCACAGGCCAAGCTGCAGGCACAAATGCAGGAAGGACCGTCGGCGCTGATGGAGTGCTCGGTTTGCTACGAAATATCCCACCCTGATTGTGCCCAACGGCTGGCGCCAGAAATCAACGGTATCGTCAACGAGGACTTGCCGAACAGTTGGGAGTGTCCGACTTGTTGTAAATCGGGCAAGAACACTGACTACAGGGTAAGTTTATTTGATTAGCTTCAAAGTAGTGTTATTCTAACGCTTGCAATTCTTCACATTCTAGCCACGCCACTTCCGGGCACGACAAAAATCGTCCGACATTCGGCGCTTGTCAGTCAGCAGCGATGCGTCCTCGGTTCATGGGGACGTGGGCCGGATAGGTGGCTCGGTTATACAGCCGCCGATGAGTAGTACGACGGCGGGTAGTGGCGAGATGTCCGTGGTGGTTGCTCCGCGCTTCCAGAATGACATGTTGTTTGATTTTGCCTCGTCGGGCAGTGCAGTCATCGTGGGTGGAAACGGTGGGAACATCCTGCTATCGCGAAAGCCGAAAATAAAGGACGAGGACATGTCCAGCGGGTCGGAACAGGACAGTCAGAAGATGGCAATGGGTGGGACTTTGATGCCGAACAGTGTACCAGTGAAAATGGAAATTAAGGAAGAACCAATGGACGGTGCAGGACATAGCAGTGGTATTGGGTTGAAAAGTGGAGAAGGCAGTGTCGATGCGAGACACGCTTCAGGAAGTATGGTGATGCCGAAGCGAAGAAAGAGTGACGATGGAAACAGTATGTGTAGCAGTGTGCAGGACTCTGTGGACATCAGTGAGCCCAATCATTCTCTGCCGAGGAAGAAGTCATCGCTCAGAACGCAGCTTGCCCATCAGATTCACAGTTCGTCGACGAAAGCAATGAAAAAGCCGCTGTACCCGGTGAGGCCGGCACACGTGCACACGCCCGTTCTGTCCCAGCCGGGAAATTACGCACTGGATCCGACGTGTCTGCTAGCAGTATTCCGTTACCTGCCCCCGGAGACCCTGGCCGCCTGTTCGTTGGTCTGCAAAACGTGGTCCAACATCTCGGTGGACTCTTCACTGTGGAAGCGCATGAACTGTGCAGAGTACAAACTCTCTCCTAGTCTGCTGACGGCCATCGTACGCCGCCAACCGGAGCACCTGATAATGGACTGGATCGGGCTGGGCAAGCGGCAAGTCACGTGGTTAATTTCGCGAATGCCAGGTCTGAAGCATTTATCCCTGCAAGGAACACCCATCCAGGCCGTGCTGGGCCTGCACACGTGCATGTGTCCGCCGTTGCAAATTCTCGATCTCAGCTTTGTAGCC from Culex quinquefasciatus strain JHB chromosome 3, VPISU_Cqui_1.0_pri_paternal, whole genome shotgun sequence includes:
- the LOC6040481 gene encoding jmjC domain-containing histone demethylation protein 1, translating into MSDKVSISPSKSRRQLRERKQRKLYSEEWALGDDDYEGARGFSVAEKLESARFAQSGMVREMKGSDLTVGFLQQYGFNIPLLFKEKTGLGLQVPSPNFRINDVRMCVGSRRVLDVMDVNTQKNVEMTMKEWEKYYEDPNKKKLLNVISLEFSHTKLENYVQSPNIVRQIDWVDVVWPKQLKESQVEGTNVLNEMMYPKVQKYCLMSVKNCYTDFHVDFGGTSVWYHILKGSKVFWLIPPTEKNLQLYEKWVLSGKQSDIFFGDTVEKCARVYLTAGNTFFIPTGWIHAVYTPTDSLVFGGNFLHSFGIVKQLKIAQVEDNTKVPQKFRYPFFTEMLWYVLAKYVYTLLGHSHLEGEPGREAELVDKSHVHLTHYELFGLKEIVMYLYDLPPQRKNVPDLIKDPVALIKDVRTLVERHCKDNPEQAITGVPVLHPDLNKSNNTYLRERYEYYAGEGMKTPGPNEEEGEASQASQEENTQDMMPPAKHLAAPIESGSLAPPNPQIGTDDPTSSNGVGLMAAPSSQQDDDRNFVSPRPGGPGAIRGPYKKSSGNNSSGGGGGNRSGSERRDGNGPRRRRTRCKNCEACQRSDCGECSFCLDMVKFGGPGRAKQTCMMRQCLQPMLPVTAQCAYCHLDGWRQAPITAPAQAKLQAQMQEGPSALMECSVCYEISHPDCAQRLAPEINGIVNEDLPNSWECPTCCKSGKNTDYRPRHFRARQKSSDIRRLSVSSDASSVHGDVGRIGGSVIQPPMSSTTAGSGEMSVVVAPRFQNDMLFDFASSGSAVIVGGNGGNILLSRKPKIKDEDMSSGSEQDSQKMAMGGTLMPNSVPVKMEIKEEPMDGAGHSSGIGLKSGEGSVDARHASGSMVMPKRRKSDDGNSMCSSVQDSVDISEPNHSLPRKKSSLRTQLAHQIHSSSTKAMKKPLYPVRPAHVHTPVLSQPGNYALDPTCLLAVFRYLPPETLAACSLVCKTWSNISVDSSLWKRMNCAEYKLSPSLLTAIVRRQPEHLIMDWIGLGKRQVTWLISRMPGLKHLSLQGTPIQAVLGLHTCMCPPLQILDLSFVAGLNDSAIRDILSPPKDSRPGLADSKSRLRNLKMLKLAGTDISDVALRYITQGLPSVTHLDLSSCQRITDAAIAQIGTSPAAIKTLIELDLSCCKLITELSLDHLAKCDALTRLDLSHVPQVTTQAVIKFASTSKNDLQLHDIKLVDKRKPAQ